The region CCGGGTCATAAGTATATGTTGCATGATGAGATATGGCAAACCGTGGCGGCGCGGGAGGAATTGTCAAGATTGTGTTAGCAAGCGGCTATTTGATGGTTAACGGGGTTTATAGACTCTGACTCATGGCGGTCACTCTGCATTCAATCAGCCGGCGTTATAAAAGCAGAGATAATAATGACACTACTGGCGTTCGCGGCCGTGGCCTTTGGCCCGGTGCCCCCGGTCTTCGGCGAGCGGTCCCTGAGCAAAGTGTAATACGGGCTCCCGAGACGGCGCGGGAACACCGGCATTCAGGTGAGTCGTTCCGCGTCCTCGACACCAAGAAAAAAGTCGCGCTCAGCCGCACCTACTGAACTCGGTGCCCCCTTTTCTCGCCAAAAGTCTTGCCACTGCCGATCTTATGTATATGATTAGCGGCGATAGGACTACGGTTGACAGGTGTCAGGGAAAGGAGCCCGGGGTATGACCGGAAGTGCCGGCAGTCCGGTAAGACGATTCATTGCGGACCCGAATGACGTGGGGTCGATCGAAGCGATCATCACCGCGTTGTACGAGTCGGTATCGTTCGAGCCCGGTTCTGAGCCCAATTGGAACCGATTGCGTTCGTTGTTTCTCGATTCCGGAAGACTGATTCCCCGTCGTCCCGGCGCCCTGCCGGAAGTCCAGTCCATGAACATCGAGGGGTTTATCACGCGATCAGAACCGGTACTGCGTGCCGGGCAGTTTCTTCGCAGAGGCTTTATCGAGAGAGAAATCACCCGGCGTATCGAGCGGTTCGGCGGTATCGTGCATGTCTGGAGTACCTATCAGTCGTCGTTCGCCGACGGTGGTGAGCCGTTCACGCGCGGAATCAACAGCATTCAACTGGTCTACCACCACGACCGGTGGTGGGTGCTCACGATCTTCTGGGAAGACGAGACGCCGAATGTGCCGCTGCCGGCGGAGTACCTGGCGTAGGCGGTCAAGCTCAGTCTCCAACCTCGGCCATCAGATCCGAACCAACTTCCATCTGGTCATACGCCCGTTCGCGTGACTCGTACAGCACAAGTATGCTGACCCTGCGGTTGCGTTGGTCATCCGGAGTGTGCGCGATCATGGGGATCTTGTCCGCATACCCGCGAACCTCGCGCACCTGCCCGAAACGCAGGCCGGAGACCTCCATCAACTGCCGCGCGGCGTTGGCGCGGTCGGCTGACAACTCCCAGTTGGAGTATGCAGCATCGCCGGTAATGGACCGATCAGTGTGCCCCTCGACGACCAGGGAGTTCTGGAGTTGGCCGAGCTGGCGGGCGATCGTTACCAGGATTATGGCGCTCTTCTGAAGAAGCTTGGACGACCCGGGCTCGAAGAAGGCGGGTGCGTTTTCCGATTCGTTGAGGATAATCCGCAAACCCTCGGAGGTCATCTGCAACTTGACGTTTTTCTTGAGACGCTTGAAGGCGTCTTGTTTTTCCAGTTCATGGAGAATTCCCTGCGCGGCGGCGGCCATCTGTTTCTGTTCCTCGGCGCTGGGGAGATGTTCCTTTTTGATGACTTCCTTCACGAGCGTATTCGCCGAGCTGCCTTCCTTTTTCAACACCGACGCACTGCCTTTGAGGACGCCGGCTCCGCCTTTCGTCTGATACTTGCCGGGATCACGGAAGTACTCACTGACGTTTTTCTTGACCTGGTCGGACTGACCGACGAGCCACATCACAAGGAAAAAGGCCATCATGGCCGTCATGAAGTCAGCAAAGGCGACCTTCCATGACCCGCCGTGGTGGCCGTGTCCGTATTTTTTGACACGTTTTATGATGATTGGCTGTTCGCTGTCAGCCATGGCTGCTACCTGCGTTTGGCCTGATTACAGGCATCCTCGAGCTCCAGAAAGGTGGGCCGCACTTCGGCGAACAGCGAGCGGCGGGCAAATTCCACGGCAATCACCCCCGCTACCCCTTTGTGGAAGGAAAGCAGCGCCTGTTTCATGCAGGTCAGGTACTGGCCGTTTTCTTTGACCCGGTGCTTCATGCTGTGGGCAATCGGTCCTACAAATCCATAACAGGCCAATACGCCCATAAACGTCCCCGTGAGAGCCGCGGCCACGCTGTGACCTATCACTTCAGGTCCCGAGTCCAGCTGGGCCATGGTGATGACAATACCGAGAACGGCAGCGACGATACCGAGTCCCGGTAACGCGTCCGCGACTGCGCCGACGGCGTCCGACGGCCGTCCCTCATCGTCGTGCAGGACCTCAAGATCCGAATCCATCAGGTCCTCCAGGTCGTGAGGCTGCACGGAACCGGAGATAACGACGCGCATGGTATCGGCAAAAAACGCAACGGCATGGTGATTCTTCAGGAATTTGGGGTACCGCTTGAGGATCTCGCTTTCGTTGGGGTGCTCGATGTGGTTTTCCAGACCGACCAGGCCGTCGCGGCGGGCAACGTTGAAGATCTCGTACATCATGACGAGCAGGTCGAGGTAGTCTTGTTTCTTATACCCACCCCCGACGAGCACGCCTTTCAGTTGGCCGATCAGCGCCTTGATGACCGGCATCGGGGTGGCAATAATCAGGGATCCGAGAGCGGCGCCGCCGATGATCAGCACCTCGTTCGGCTGGTTCAGGGCCAGTGGATGACCGCCGTGCCACATAAACCCGCCCAGAACGCTCCCCAGTACCACGATTGCTCCAAGAAAAAACAGCATAGGTGCGCGTCTTGCCTCTTCAGGAGTGGTTCGAGCCCAATTGCATATTACTATGATTTTCGTCAGGTCGCGGCAAAACCTGAAGCCGTTGCCTGTCTCTGCTGTTCCAGTGGCTTTCGACGGTGCAGTAAATGAGCAGTCAGGCCGGGGCCAAAAACACTTGTCAGGGACGGGCGATGGCCCTAGATTCCGCGAAAAATTGTCGGCCCTGGAAGGAGGAACTGACGTGCGAGTACTGACTGGCCGTCGCTGGTGGTTGTTTCTCGCCGTAATCACGGTCTATCTAGGACATTCTCTGGCATTCGGTTCCGAGAGTGGCGAAGGTGGTCATGGCGGCGAAGTCCTCTCCACGTTGCTGGAGCTGGTCGTTATCCTGTTGGCAGCAAAGCTGGGCGGCGACTTGTTCGAGCGCTTCAACGCTCCGGCTGTGCTGGGCGAACTGGTCATGGGAATTGTCATCGGAAATCTCCATCTGGTGGGATTCGACGTTTTCGAGCCGTTCAAGACCCACATCGTGCTGGAGATACTGGCTGAGATCGGGGTTATTATCCTGCTGTTTGAGGTGGGGCTCGAATCCACTGTCAAGGAAATGCTCCAGGTCGGCGGTACGGCGTTCATGGTCGCCACGTTTGGCGTCATCGCGCCGTTTTTCCTCGGATGGGGAGTCGGGGCGTGGTTCATTCCGGACCACGGGACGCTGGTCCATGTCTTTATCGGAGCGACGCTCACCGCAACCTCCGTCGGTATTACCGCGCGGGTACTCAAAGACACGGGCAAGATAAACACGAGGGAAGCCAAGATTATTCTTGGGGCCGCGGTTATCGACGACATTCTCGGTCTGGTGATTCTGGCGGTCGTTACGGGAATTATAACGGCTGCTGCGAGCGGCGGCGACGGCGGAGTAAGCTCACTGCAGGTGCTTTGGATTATCAGCAAGTCAGTGCTGTTCGTGGTCGGCGCGATCGTGATCGGGTCTTTGGTATTGCCTTACTTTTTCCGGTTTGCCATCGTATTAAAAGGAAAGGGCGTATTCCTCTCGTTCGCGCTTCTGGTCTGTTTCTCACTGGCATATATCGCGGGCAAAGTCGGCCTCGCACCGATCGTCGGAGCGTTTGCGGCAGGGTTGATACTGGATGATATCCATTACAAGGGTTTCACTGAGCGAGGCGAGCACGTAATTGAGGAACTGATCGCACCGATCGCGACGTTTCTAGTCCCTATTTTCTTTGTGCGGATGGGAATGCTGGTCGATTTGTCCACGTTTGCCAAGGTTGAGATTCTCGGATTCGCCGCAGTATTGACACTGGCGGCTATTGCGGGCAAACAGGCGTGTGCGCTGGCCATTTGGGAT is a window of Candidatus Zixiibacteriota bacterium DNA encoding:
- a CDS encoding flagellar motor protein MotB — encoded protein: MADSEQPIIIKRVKKYGHGHHGGSWKVAFADFMTAMMAFFLVMWLVGQSDQVKKNVSEYFRDPGKYQTKGGAGVLKGSASVLKKEGSSANTLVKEVIKKEHLPSAEEQKQMAAAAQGILHELEKQDAFKRLKKNVKLQMTSEGLRIILNESENAPAFFEPGSSKLLQKSAIILVTIARQLGQLQNSLVVEGHTDRSITGDAAYSNWELSADRANAARQLMEVSGLRFGQVREVRGYADKIPMIAHTPDDQRNRRVSILVLYESRERAYDQMEVGSDLMAEVGD
- the motA gene encoding flagellar motor stator protein MotA, with protein sequence MLFFLGAIVVLGSVLGGFMWHGGHPLALNQPNEVLIIGGAALGSLIIATPMPVIKALIGQLKGVLVGGGYKKQDYLDLLVMMYEIFNVARRDGLVGLENHIEHPNESEILKRYPKFLKNHHAVAFFADTMRVVISGSVQPHDLEDLMDSDLEVLHDDEGRPSDAVGAVADALPGLGIVAAVLGIVITMAQLDSGPEVIGHSVAAALTGTFMGVLACYGFVGPIAHSMKHRVKENGQYLTCMKQALLSFHKGVAGVIAVEFARRSLFAEVRPTFLELEDACNQAKRR
- a CDS encoding cation:proton antiporter, whose translation is MRVLTGRRWWLFLAVITVYLGHSLAFGSESGEGGHGGEVLSTLLELVVILLAAKLGGDLFERFNAPAVLGELVMGIVIGNLHLVGFDVFEPFKTHIVLEILAEIGVIILLFEVGLESTVKEMLQVGGTAFMVATFGVIAPFFLGWGVGAWFIPDHGTLVHVFIGATLTATSVGITARVLKDTGKINTREAKIILGAAVIDDILGLVILAVVTGIITAAASGGDGGVSSLQVLWIISKSVLFVVGAIVIGSLVLPYFFRFAIVLKGKGVFLSFALLVCFSLAYIAGKVGLAPIVGAFAAGLILDDIHYKGFTERGEHVIEELIAPIATFLVPIFFVRMGMLVDLSTFAKVEILGFAAVLTLAAIAGKQACALAIWDRDTNRLAIGLGMIPRGEVGLIFAGIGAKLMLDGEAVITSSTYSAVVIMVIVTTLVTPPLLVWSMKRGSKVLPPAA